GGGACCACCACTCCGAAGACGACTCCGGCGGGATCGAATGTCCGCACTTTGTCTGTTTGCCCGTCCTGCGTTCGCGAAGTCATCTCGCGCTCAGCTCGGTTGGCACGCGTCTTTCAAAGTGCATGAGATGCACGAATGCCCGCAGCCGTCGTCGGCGACCGGGACGGGCGCAGCGGCAGCGGCCCGCGCTCCGATGGAACCACCGATACCTGCTACGACGAGTGCTGCGAGCACGCACGCGACAACGGCGACGACGGAAAACGCGCCACTGAGCAGCAGACCGGCAGCGCCGCCGATGAGCAAGAGAAGCGCTGCTGCGGCGTTGGTCGGGCCGGCGACACGGTTGGCCATGACGAAAGTCTCGTCGTCGCGCATCGACTCGGGGGTTCGCACACCGGCCCAGCGGTTGCGCGGCAACCGGCCCAGAAGACTGGCGGTGGCGACTGCGCCGACCACGAGAGCGAGCACGAACATCACTACGGACACGATGAGCACAGTGGCCACGATACGTCTCCACGAGGCCGAAGTACCAGTCGGCCCAGCTCACGCCTTAGGCTGGCGGGTGTG
This region of Rhodococcus sp. PAMC28707 genomic DNA includes:
- a CDS encoding SdpI family protein; this translates as MLIVSVVMFVLALVVGAVATASLLGRLPRNRWAGVRTPESMRDDETFVMANRVAGPTNAAAALLLLIGGAAGLLLSGAFSVVAVVACVLAALVVAGIGGSIGARAAAAAPVPVADDGCGHSCISCTLKDACQPS